A region of Pseudomonas saponiphila DNA encodes the following proteins:
- a CDS encoding DMT family transporter: MRLVDLLRLLSLAAIWGASFLFMRIIAPVLGSVPTAFLRVSIAALGLLVMLALMRVDWNFRGKLKTVLLLGVINSGIPATMYSVAAQVLPAGYSAIFNATTPLMGVLIGGLFFHERLSLSKIAGVCLGLFGVGILTRAGPVAFDHDLLLGALSCLMATTCYGFAGFLARRWLDQAGGLDSRLSALGSMLGASLLLLPLFAYNAISQPPASWGGWSVWLSLLGLGLGCTAFAYVLYFRLLSAIGPVRSMTVTFMIPPFGVLWGALLLDEPLSMAHLYGGALIGVALWLVLRPSVKSVT, from the coding sequence GTGAGACTTGTCGACCTCTTGCGCCTGTTGTCCCTGGCCGCCATCTGGGGCGCGAGCTTCTTGTTCATGCGCATCATCGCCCCGGTGCTGGGCAGCGTGCCCACGGCGTTCTTGCGCGTGTCGATCGCCGCGCTCGGGCTCTTGGTCATGCTGGCGCTGATGCGGGTCGACTGGAATTTTCGCGGCAAGCTCAAGACCGTGCTGCTGCTCGGGGTCATCAACTCCGGCATACCGGCAACCATGTATTCGGTGGCCGCCCAGGTGCTGCCCGCCGGCTACTCGGCGATCTTCAATGCCACCACGCCCTTGATGGGGGTGTTGATCGGCGGGCTGTTCTTTCATGAGCGGCTGAGCCTGAGCAAGATCGCCGGCGTCTGCCTGGGCCTGTTCGGCGTCGGCATCCTGACCCGTGCCGGGCCCGTGGCCTTCGACCATGACCTGCTGCTGGGTGCCCTGTCCTGCCTGATGGCCACCACCTGCTACGGCTTTGCCGGGTTCCTTGCCCGGCGCTGGCTGGATCAGGCTGGCGGCCTGGACAGCCGCCTCTCGGCCCTGGGCAGCATGCTCGGCGCCAGCCTGTTGCTGTTGCCGCTGTTCGCCTACAACGCCATCAGCCAGCCGCCAGCCAGCTGGGGTGGCTGGAGCGTGTGGCTGTCGTTGCTGGGGTTGGGGCTGGGCTGCACGGCTTTTGCCTATGTGCTGTATTTCCGCCTGCTCAGCGCCATCGGCCCGGTGCGGTCGATGACCGTGACCTTCATGATTCCGCCGTTCGGCGTGTTGTGGGGGGCCTTGCTGCTGGATGAGCCGCTATCCATGGCGCACCTGTATGGCGGTGCGCTGATTGGCGTGGCGCTGTGGCTGGTGCTGCGGCCCTCGGTAAAATCGGTGACCTGA
- the hrpA gene encoding ATP-dependent RNA helicase HrpA — protein MTSESPAIDQLLKNLDHAMLADRHRLRRQLLELRKKPDEAKLAQWLERMQASCNLVTARRASVPPIRYDDSLPIAAKRDEIKDALLKHQVLIIAGETGSGKTTQLPKICLEIGRGQHGLIGHTQPRRIAARSVASRVAEELATPLGSLVGYQVRFEDQSDSSTLIKLMTDGILLAETQNDRFLERYDTIIVDEAHERSLNIDFLLGYLKTLLPRRPDLKVIITSATIDLERFSKHFDNAPIVEVSGRTFPVETWYRPLTLEQDEEGNRVEDDLTVDQAILATLDEIAAYERSERRSPGDVLVFLPGEREIRDAAEMLREAQLKHTEILPLYARLSPAEQQRIFQSHPGRRVVLATNVAETSLTVPGIRYVIDSGTARISRYSYRAKVQRLPIEAVSQASANQRKGRCGRVEPGICVRLYSEEDFLGRPEFTDPEILRTNLAAVILQMLHLRLGEITAFPFIEPPDGKAISDGFNLLQELSAVDRNGQLTPLGRQLARLPVDPRMGRMLLEAAKLGSLQEVLIVASAMSIQDPRERPPERQQAADQAHAQWKDVDSDFAGLVNLWRGFEEQRQALTASPLRNWCRKNFLNYLRLREWRDSHRQLSLICRDLQLSLNKEPADYPKLHKAVLVGLLSQIGQKTEDGDYLGARQRRFWVHPSSGLGKKRPQWLMTAELVETTKLYARMVAKIEPDWIEPLAGHLVKKNHFEPHWEKKRGQVVAYEQITLFGLIVVGRRPVHYGPVDPVVSRELFIREALVRGEIQSKAKCLSANTQLLEQLDALEAKARRRDILADEETLFAFYDERLPAEIHQTATFDSWYRVHSQKNPQLLIMREEDVLAREASEVTAKQYPDTLHIGDLELALSYHFEPNHPRDGVTLRVPAPLLPALPAERLEWLVPGLIEAKCIALVRNLPKALRKNFVPVPDFVKAALQRMVFAEGSLPQALGRELLRMTGARVSDEAWSEAAQQVESHLRMNLEIVDAQGKFLGEGRDLAELTARFAEASQAALAVPQTAKSQQPVEARVFAAVAEKTQQKIAGLSMTVYPALVEEAGTVKEGRFSTAAEAEFQHRRALQRLLLQQLAEPAKFLRGKLPGLTELGLLYRELGRVDALVEDILLASLDSCILDGEASLPRDGAGLASLAERKRGAWTEHAERLARLTLEILKLWHGLQKRFKGKIDLAQAVALNDIKSQLANLVYPGFVRETPALWLKELPRYLKAVELRFEKLGSQVQKDRVWSTELAGLWSQYQTRAQKHAQEGKRDPQLELYRWWLEEYRVSLFAQQLGTKVPISDKRLNKQWSLVDA, from the coding sequence ATGACTTCCGAATCGCCCGCTATCGATCAACTGCTGAAAAACCTCGATCACGCCATGCTCGCCGACCGCCACCGCTTGCGTCGGCAGTTGCTTGAACTGCGCAAGAAGCCCGACGAGGCCAAGCTCGCCCAGTGGCTGGAGCGGATGCAGGCGTCGTGCAACCTGGTGACGGCGCGGCGTGCCAGCGTGCCGCCGATTCGCTATGACGACAGCCTGCCGATCGCCGCCAAGCGCGATGAGATCAAGGACGCGCTGCTCAAGCATCAGGTGCTGATCATCGCCGGCGAGACTGGCTCGGGGAAAACTACCCAGCTGCCGAAGATCTGCCTGGAGATCGGTCGCGGCCAGCACGGCCTGATCGGCCACACCCAGCCCCGGCGGATCGCTGCCCGCAGCGTTGCCAGTCGGGTCGCCGAAGAGCTGGCCACGCCCCTGGGTTCGTTGGTGGGCTACCAGGTGCGCTTCGAGGATCAGAGCGACTCCAGCACCCTGATCAAGCTGATGACCGACGGCATCCTGCTGGCGGAAACCCAGAACGATCGTTTTCTCGAACGCTACGACACGATCATCGTCGACGAGGCCCACGAGCGCAGCCTGAACATCGACTTCCTCCTCGGCTACCTCAAGACCCTGTTGCCACGGCGCCCGGACCTGAAGGTCATCATCACCTCGGCGACCATCGACCTGGAGCGCTTCTCCAAGCATTTCGACAACGCGCCGATCGTCGAAGTCTCCGGGCGCACCTTCCCGGTGGAAACCTGGTATCGCCCCCTGACCCTGGAGCAGGACGAGGAGGGCAACCGGGTCGAGGACGACCTCACGGTGGATCAGGCGATCCTTGCCACCCTGGATGAAATCGCCGCCTACGAGCGCAGTGAACGCCGCAGCCCCGGAGACGTGCTGGTGTTCCTGCCGGGCGAGCGGGAGATCCGCGACGCCGCGGAAATGCTGCGCGAGGCCCAGCTCAAGCACACCGAGATCCTGCCGCTGTACGCGCGCCTGTCGCCGGCGGAACAGCAGCGGATCTTCCAGTCCCATCCGGGCCGGCGCGTGGTGCTGGCGACCAACGTCGCGGAAACCTCGCTGACCGTGCCGGGCATCCGCTATGTGATCGACAGCGGCACCGCGCGCATCAGTCGCTACAGCTACCGGGCCAAGGTCCAGCGCCTGCCCATCGAGGCGGTGTCCCAGGCCAGTGCCAACCAGCGTAAAGGCCGCTGTGGCCGGGTCGAACCGGGGATCTGCGTGCGCCTGTACAGCGAGGAGGATTTCCTCGGCCGGCCGGAGTTCACCGATCCGGAGATCCTGCGCACCAACCTGGCGGCGGTGATCCTGCAGATGCTCCATCTGCGCCTGGGTGAAATCACCGCGTTCCCGTTTATCGAACCGCCGGATGGTAAGGCCATCAGCGACGGTTTCAACTTGCTGCAAGAACTCTCGGCCGTGGACCGCAACGGCCAGCTGACGCCCCTGGGCCGACAACTGGCGCGCCTGCCGGTGGACCCGCGCATGGGCCGCATGCTGCTGGAAGCGGCCAAGCTCGGCAGTCTCCAGGAAGTACTGATCGTTGCCAGTGCGATGTCGATCCAGGACCCCCGCGAACGTCCGCCGGAGCGCCAGCAGGCCGCCGATCAGGCCCACGCGCAATGGAAGGACGTGGACTCGGACTTCGCCGGGCTGGTCAACCTGTGGCGCGGCTTCGAAGAACAGCGCCAGGCCCTGACCGCCAGCCCGTTGCGCAACTGGTGCCGCAAGAACTTCCTGAATTACCTGCGCCTGCGCGAGTGGCGCGACTCGCACCGGCAACTGAGCCTGATCTGTCGCGACCTGCAACTGAGCCTGAACAAGGAACCGGCGGACTACCCGAAACTGCACAAGGCGGTGCTGGTGGGGCTGCTCAGCCAGATCGGCCAGAAGACCGAGGACGGCGACTACCTCGGGGCTCGTCAGCGGCGTTTCTGGGTCCATCCGTCCTCGGGCCTGGGCAAGAAGCGTCCGCAATGGCTGATGACCGCCGAGCTGGTGGAAACCACCAAGCTCTATGCGCGCATGGTGGCCAAGATCGAGCCGGACTGGATCGAGCCCCTGGCTGGCCATCTGGTGAAGAAGAACCACTTCGAGCCCCATTGGGAGAAGAAGCGCGGCCAGGTGGTGGCCTACGAGCAGATCACCCTGTTCGGCTTGATCGTGGTCGGGCGCCGGCCGGTGCACTACGGCCCGGTGGACCCGGTGGTGTCCCGCGAGTTGTTTATCCGCGAGGCCCTGGTGCGCGGCGAGATCCAGTCCAAGGCCAAGTGCCTGAGCGCCAACACCCAGTTGCTGGAGCAGCTCGACGCCCTGGAAGCCAAGGCTCGGCGCCGCGACATCCTGGCGGACGAGGAAACCCTGTTCGCCTTCTACGACGAGCGCCTGCCGGCGGAGATCCACCAGACCGCGACCTTCGACAGCTGGTACCGGGTGCACAGCCAGAAGAACCCGCAGTTGCTGATCATGCGCGAGGAAGACGTGCTGGCCCGCGAGGCCAGCGAAGTCACCGCCAAGCAGTACCCGGACACCCTGCATATCGGCGATCTGGAACTGGCCCTGAGTTATCACTTCGAGCCCAACCATCCCCGCGACGGCGTGACCCTGCGGGTGCCGGCGCCGCTGCTGCCGGCGTTGCCGGCCGAACGCCTGGAATGGCTGGTGCCGGGGCTGATCGAGGCCAAGTGCATTGCCCTGGTGCGCAACCTGCCCAAGGCCCTGCGCAAGAACTTCGTACCGGTGCCGGACTTCGTCAAGGCGGCCCTGCAGCGCATGGTCTTCGCCGAAGGTTCGTTGCCCCAGGCCCTGGGCCGCGAGTTGCTGCGCATGACCGGTGCGCGGGTCAGCGACGAAGCCTGGAGCGAAGCCGCGCAGCAGGTGGAAAGCCACCTGCGGATGAACCTGGAAATCGTCGACGCCCAGGGCAAGTTCCTCGGCGAAGGTCGTGACCTGGCCGAACTGACCGCGCGTTTCGCCGAAGCCAGCCAGGCTGCCCTGGCGGTGCCGCAGACCGCCAAGAGCCAGCAGCCGGTGGAAGCCCGTGTGTTTGCCGCGGTCGCGGAAAAGACCCAGCAGAAGATCGCCGGCCTGTCGATGACGGTGTACCCGGCCCTGGTGGAAGAGGCCGGGACGGTCAAGGAAGGGCGCTTCTCCACCGCCGCCGAAGCCGAGTTCCAGCATCGCCGGGCCCTGCAGCGCCTGCTGCTGCAGCAACTGGCCGAGCCGGCCAAGTTCCTGCGCGGCAAGTTGCCGGGGCTGACCGAGCTGGGCCTGCTGTACCGCGAGCTGGGCCGGGTCGATGCGCTGGTGGAGGACATTCTCCTGGCCAGCCTTGACAGCTGCATCCTCGACGGCGAGGCCAGCCTGCCCCGGGACGGCGCCGGGCTGGCCTCCCTGGCCGAGCGCAAGCGCGGCGCCTGGACCGAGCATGCCGAGCGCCTGGCGCGCCTGACCTTGGAGATTCTCAAGCTCTGGCACGGCCTGCAAAAACGCTTCAAGGGCAAGATCGACCTGGCCCAGGCCGTGGCGCTCAATGACATCAAGTCGCAGTTGGCGAACCTGGTGTACCCGGGCTTTGTCCGGGAAACCCCGGCCCTGTGGCTCAAGGAACTGCCGCGCTACCTCAAGGCGGTGGAGCTGCGTTTCGAGAAGCTCGGCAGTCAGGTGCAGAAGGATCGGGTCTGGAGCACCGAGCTGGCCGGTCTGTGGAGCCAGTACCAGACCCGTGCCCAGAAACATGCCCAGGAAGGCAAGCGCGATCCGCAGTTGGAGCTGTACCGCTGGTGGCTGGAGGAGTACCGGGTGTCCCTGTTCGCCCAGCAACTGGGGACCAAGGTGCCGATTTCCGACAAGCGCCTGAACAAGCAATGGAGCCTGGTCGACGCCTGA
- a CDS encoding beta-ketoacyl-ACP synthase III, with the protein MHNVVISGTGLFTPANSISNEELVESFNTYVQQFNSDNAAAIERGEVQALTESNAAFIEKASGIKSRFVMDKAGILDPQRMVPNLPERSNDEWSVLCQMAVAAAEQALQRAGKTAADIDGVIVACSNLQRAYPAIAIEVQAALGIQGFGFDMNVACSSATFGIQAACNSVQLGQARAILMVNPEVCTGHLNFRDRDSHFIFGDAATAVIIERADLATSKHQFEIVSTKLLTQFSNNIRNNFGFLNRAAEEGVGARDKLFVQEGRKVFRDVCPMVAELIATHLAENQLNVGDVKRFWLHQANLSMNHLIVKKLLGREASVEEAPVILDTYANTSSAGSVIAFHKYQDDLASGSLAVLSSFGAGYSIGSVLLRKR; encoded by the coding sequence GTGCATAACGTCGTCATCAGCGGCACCGGCCTGTTTACCCCGGCCAACAGCATCTCCAACGAAGAGCTGGTGGAGTCTTTCAACACCTACGTCCAGCAGTTCAACAGCGACAACGCGGCAGCCATCGAGCGCGGCGAAGTGCAGGCCCTGACTGAATCCAACGCCGCTTTCATCGAAAAAGCCTCCGGGATCAAGAGCCGCTTCGTCATGGACAAGGCCGGCATCCTCGACCCGCAACGCATGGTTCCGAACCTGCCGGAGCGTTCCAACGACGAGTGGTCGGTGCTCTGCCAGATGGCCGTGGCCGCCGCCGAGCAAGCCTTGCAACGGGCCGGCAAGACTGCCGCTGACATCGACGGGGTGATCGTCGCCTGCTCCAACCTGCAGCGCGCCTACCCGGCCATCGCCATCGAAGTCCAGGCTGCACTGGGCATCCAGGGCTTCGGTTTCGACATGAACGTGGCCTGCTCCTCGGCAACCTTCGGCATCCAGGCCGCTTGCAACAGCGTGCAGCTGGGTCAGGCCCGGGCGATCCTGATGGTCAACCCGGAAGTCTGCACCGGGCACCTGAACTTCCGTGACCGCGACAGCCACTTCATCTTCGGCGACGCCGCCACCGCGGTGATCATCGAGCGCGCCGACCTGGCCACCTCCAAGCACCAGTTCGAGATCGTCAGCACCAAGCTGCTGACCCAGTTCTCCAACAACATCCGCAACAACTTCGGCTTCCTCAACCGCGCGGCAGAAGAGGGCGTCGGTGCCCGCGACAAGCTGTTCGTCCAGGAAGGCCGCAAGGTGTTCCGCGACGTGTGCCCGATGGTGGCCGAGCTGATCGCCACCCACTTGGCGGAAAACCAGCTCAATGTCGGCGACGTCAAGCGCTTCTGGCTGCACCAGGCCAACCTCAGCATGAACCACCTGATCGTCAAGAAGCTCCTGGGCCGCGAAGCCTCGGTGGAAGAGGCGCCGGTGATTCTCGATACCTACGCCAACACCAGTTCGGCCGGCTCGGTGATTGCCTTCCACAAGTACCAGGATGACCTGGCCAGCGGTTCCCTGGCGGTGCTCAGCTCCTTTGGCGCCGGTTATTCGATCGGCAGCGTCCTGCTGCGCAAGCGTTGA
- a CDS encoding anti-sigma factor family protein, which yields MLTCKEQVARSSDYLDGQLSFRERLMVRHHLLFCPNCRRFIRQMRLLQATLRVLPEPPLEGLDALAERLATQRSKDV from the coding sequence ATGCTGACCTGTAAGGAACAAGTGGCGCGATCCAGTGATTATCTCGACGGCCAGTTGAGCTTTCGCGAGCGCCTGATGGTGCGCCATCACCTGCTGTTCTGCCCCAATTGCCGGCGTTTCATTCGGCAGATGCGCCTGCTCCAGGCCACCTTGCGGGTGCTGCCGGAGCCACCCCTGGAGGGCTTGGATGCCTTGGCCGAGCGTCTGGCGACGCAACGCAGCAAGGACGTCTGA
- a CDS encoding methyl-accepting chemotaxis protein, whose product MALCHIKRPPSPNNSAKSARDECFSNVFKEHMMSIRNIRIGLRASLSFAVLAALLVTVGLFCLGQMATLRESAKVIEASWMPSIENIHDSAANIATIRLETLRLLVNDQAASRERSKRVIEDERKELAQRLERHKALLTSEQEAAMLERLKHLIGQYTSLMQQIIQQIDAGLKEQAYTRLNVELAPLGNQLDTALEELIQFNQQGADGAAEDAAALYQRSLWIVGTIIVVALACTLLLAWLLTRSITAPLAQALAVARTIAAGDLSQSVNGQGRDEPAQLLTAMAGMQDNLRSTIRGIAESSQQLASAAEEMSSVMEQSTRGLQLQNDEIEQAATAVTQMSAAVDEVAGNAVSSAEASQASDQDSRHGHQQVSQTIASIQQLVSEVLGASEQAQGLASQAQDISKVLEVIRAIAGQTNLLALNAAIEAARAGEAGRGFAVVADEVRSLAQRTQDSTEEIEQMISRIQHGTDATVSALQSSAEQAGQTLQQANGAGSALEKITGAISQISQRNLVIASAAEQQALVARDVDRSLVNIRDLSTQTAAGATQTSAASQELSRLAVDLNGLVTRFIL is encoded by the coding sequence ATGGCACTTTGCCATATAAAGCGCCCACCCTCCCCTAACAACAGCGCTAAATCAGCGAGGGACGAATGTTTTTCTAATGTATTCAAGGAGCACATGATGTCGATCAGGAATATTCGAATCGGCTTGCGAGCCAGCCTGAGTTTTGCGGTCCTGGCCGCCTTGCTGGTGACAGTCGGGCTGTTCTGCCTGGGGCAGATGGCAACCCTGCGCGAAAGTGCAAAAGTCATCGAGGCCTCATGGATGCCCAGCATCGAGAACATCCATGACAGCGCCGCCAATATCGCCACCATCCGCCTGGAAACACTGCGACTGCTGGTCAATGACCAGGCTGCGAGCCGGGAAAGAAGCAAGCGCGTGATCGAAGACGAACGCAAGGAACTGGCCCAGCGTCTGGAACGACACAAGGCCCTGCTGACCAGCGAGCAGGAAGCGGCCATGCTGGAGCGGTTGAAACACTTGATTGGCCAGTACACGAGCCTGATGCAACAGATCATCCAGCAGATCGACGCCGGTCTCAAAGAACAGGCCTACACCCGGCTCAATGTCGAACTGGCGCCCCTGGGCAACCAACTGGACACGGCCCTGGAGGAACTGATCCAGTTCAACCAGCAAGGCGCCGACGGCGCCGCTGAGGATGCCGCCGCGCTCTATCAACGTTCGCTGTGGATCGTCGGCACCATCATCGTCGTCGCCCTGGCCTGCACCCTGCTACTGGCCTGGTTGCTGACCCGCAGCATCACCGCACCACTGGCCCAGGCCCTGGCAGTGGCCCGGACCATTGCCGCCGGCGATCTGAGCCAGAGCGTCAACGGCCAGGGCCGGGACGAACCGGCGCAACTGCTGACGGCCATGGCCGGCATGCAGGACAACCTGCGCTCGACCATCCGCGGCATCGCCGAATCATCCCAGCAGTTGGCCTCGGCCGCCGAGGAAATGAGCTCGGTGATGGAACAGAGCACCCGCGGCCTGCAGTTGCAGAACGATGAAATCGAGCAGGCCGCCACCGCCGTCACGCAGATGAGCGCGGCAGTGGATGAGGTGGCCGGCAACGCGGTCTCCAGCGCCGAAGCCTCCCAAGCCTCGGACCAGGACAGCCGTCACGGCCATCAACAGGTCAGCCAGACCATTGCCTCGATCCAGCAACTGGTCAGCGAAGTGCTGGGTGCCTCGGAGCAGGCCCAGGGGTTGGCGTCCCAGGCCCAGGACATCAGCAAGGTGCTGGAGGTGATTCGGGCCATTGCCGGCCAGACCAACCTGCTGGCGCTGAATGCCGCGATCGAGGCAGCCCGAGCTGGCGAGGCCGGCCGTGGTTTCGCCGTGGTGGCCGACGAAGTGCGCTCCCTGGCCCAACGTACCCAGGACTCCACCGAAGAAATCGAACAGATGATCAGCCGCATCCAGCACGGTACCGACGCCACCGTCAGCGCCCTGCAAAGCAGCGCCGAACAGGCCGGGCAAACCCTGCAGCAAGCCAACGGCGCCGGCAGCGCGCTGGAGAAGATCACCGGGGCGATTTCACAGATCAGCCAGCGCAACCTGGTGATCGCCAGTGCCGCGGAGCAACAGGCCCTGGTGGCCCGGGATGTGGACCGCAGCCTGGTGAACATCCGCGATCTGTCGACCCAGACAGCTGCGGGCGCCACCCAGACCTCCGCCGCCAGCCAGGAATTGTCGCGCCTGGCAGTGGACCTTAATGGATTGGTGACACGATTTATCCTGTAG
- a CDS encoding RNA polymerase sigma factor, whose protein sequence is MAAADDAQLLERLLAGEQKAYKELVSTYQSAMRAVAYAIVGNRHADEVVQDAWLSVVRNLAGFQGRSSLKTWLLTITANAAKGRYKQNRREVLLDDLPAPHGTVGDERFSSTDGHWLVAPFAWHEDTPEALLTESELRDCLEHTLLSLSELQSSVLLLRERQGLELEEICNLLGLTLSNVRVLLHRARLKVFATVEHFEETGQC, encoded by the coding sequence ATGGCTGCTGCTGATGACGCGCAACTGCTAGAGCGCCTTTTGGCGGGTGAGCAAAAGGCTTACAAGGAACTGGTCAGTACCTACCAGAGCGCCATGCGCGCGGTGGCTTACGCGATTGTCGGCAATCGCCATGCCGACGAAGTGGTGCAGGATGCCTGGCTGTCGGTGGTGCGCAATCTGGCGGGCTTTCAGGGGCGCTCCAGCCTCAAGACCTGGCTGCTGACCATCACCGCCAATGCGGCCAAGGGCCGCTACAAGCAAAATCGCCGGGAAGTGTTGCTCGATGACCTGCCCGCGCCCCATGGCACCGTCGGCGACGAGCGTTTCTCTTCCACGGATGGCCACTGGCTGGTGGCGCCTTTCGCCTGGCACGAAGACACCCCCGAAGCCTTGCTGACCGAATCCGAGCTGCGCGACTGCCTGGAGCACACCCTGCTCAGCCTCTCGGAACTGCAAAGCAGCGTCCTGCTGCTGCGCGAGCGCCAGGGCCTGGAACTGGAAGAAATCTGTAATCTTCTGGGGCTCACGCTCTCCAATGTCCGGGTGCTGTTGCATCGGGCACGTCTGAAGGTCTTCGCCACCGTGGAGCATTTTGAGGAAACCGGCCAATGCTGA
- the aceK gene encoding bifunctional isocitrate dehydrogenase kinase/phosphatase, with translation MPQSWPAADIARMILDGFDDYREHFRQITDGARQRFEQAQWQEAQKASAARINLYEEKVGQTVTRLHQAFSDDSLMEVAQWPLVKSAYISLIDLRFDDELSETWYNSIFCGLFSHDLISDGCMFIHTTRPSLRRARAAQTRSYRPQGNLSAMLEQVFADYRFSEDYADLAGDLRRLEAQLRENLPDWVCKDPELTLELFSSVLYRNKGAYLVGRIFTHEEQWPLVVPLLHREGRGIQIDALITDEADVSIIFSFTRSYFMVDVPVPAEFIGFLKRILPGKHIAELYTSIGFYKHGKSEFYRALINHLASTDDRFIMAPGVRGMVMSVFTLPGFNTVFKIIKDRFSPSKNVDRATVIEKYRLVKSVDRVGRMADTQEFADFRFPLSKFDPACLEELLEVAPSTVAVEDQTVLIRHCWTERRMTPLNLYLEHANPDQVREALEDYGLAIKQLAAANIFPGDMLLKNFGVTRHGRVVFYDYDEICFLTEANFRHIPAPRTPEDEMASEPWYSIGPHDVFPEEFPPFLFADAGQRKLFDQLHGELYNADYWKGLQDAIRAGKIIDVFPYRRKGLEDE, from the coding sequence ATGCCGCAGTCATGGCCCGCCGCCGATATCGCTCGAATGATCCTCGACGGCTTCGACGACTACCGCGAGCACTTCCGCCAGATCACCGATGGTGCCCGGCAACGCTTCGAGCAGGCGCAATGGCAGGAAGCGCAGAAGGCCTCGGCGGCGCGAATCAATCTGTATGAGGAGAAGGTCGGGCAAACCGTGACTCGCCTGCATCAGGCCTTCAGTGACGATTCATTGATGGAGGTGGCGCAGTGGCCGCTGGTGAAAAGCGCCTATATCAGCCTGATCGACCTGCGTTTCGACGATGAGCTGTCCGAGACTTGGTACAACTCGATCTTCTGCGGCCTGTTCAGTCACGACCTGATCAGCGATGGCTGCATGTTCATCCACACCACCCGGCCCAGCCTGCGTCGGGCCCGGGCCGCGCAAACCCGCAGCTACCGGCCCCAGGGCAACCTGTCGGCGATGCTCGAACAGGTGTTCGCCGACTACCGTTTCAGCGAGGACTATGCCGATCTGGCCGGCGACCTGCGGCGCCTGGAGGCGCAACTGCGGGAGAACCTGCCGGACTGGGTGTGCAAGGACCCGGAGCTGACCCTGGAGCTGTTTTCCTCGGTGCTCTACCGCAACAAGGGCGCCTACCTGGTGGGGCGCATCTTCACCCATGAAGAACAGTGGCCGCTGGTGGTCCCGCTGCTGCACCGCGAGGGCCGGGGCATCCAGATCGACGCACTGATCACCGACGAGGCGGATGTCTCGATCATCTTTTCCTTCACCCGCTCGTACTTCATGGTGGACGTGCCGGTGCCGGCGGAATTCATCGGCTTCCTCAAGCGCATCCTGCCGGGCAAGCACATCGCCGAGCTGTACACCTCCATCGGTTTCTACAAGCACGGCAAGTCGGAGTTCTACCGCGCCCTGATCAACCACCTGGCCAGCACCGATGACCGTTTCATCATGGCCCCCGGGGTACGCGGCATGGTCATGAGCGTGTTCACCCTGCCGGGCTTCAACACCGTGTTCAAGATCATCAAGGACCGTTTCTCGCCGTCGAAGAACGTCGACCGGGCCACGGTGATCGAAAAATACCGCCTGGTAAAAAGCGTCGATCGGGTCGGGCGCATGGCCGATACCCAGGAGTTTGCCGATTTCCGCTTTCCCCTGAGCAAGTTCGACCCGGCGTGCCTTGAAGAACTGCTGGAAGTGGCGCCGTCCACGGTGGCCGTGGAAGACCAGACCGTGCTGATTCGCCACTGCTGGACCGAGCGCCGCATGACCCCGCTCAACCTCTATCTGGAACACGCCAACCCGGACCAGGTGCGCGAAGCGCTGGAGGATTACGGCCTGGCGATCAAGCAACTGGCGGCGGCCAACATCTTCCCCGGCGACATGCTGCTGAAGAACTTCGGCGTGACCCGCCACGGCCGGGTGGTGTTCTACGACTACGACGAAATCTGCTTTCTCACCGAAGCCAACTTCCGCCACATTCCAGCGCCCCGCACCCCGGAAGACGAGATGGCGTCCGAACCCTGGTATTCCATTGGCCCCCACGACGTGTTCCCCGAGGAGTTCCCGCCGTTCCTGTTCGCCGATGCCGGTCAGCGCAAGCTGTTCGACCAGTTGCACGGCGAGCTGTACAACGCCGACTACTGGAAGGGCCTGCAAGACGCCATCCGCGCCGGCAAGATCATCGATGTCTTCCCGTACCGGCGCAAAGGCCTGGAAGACGAGTAG